TTCTGgggctttttattttattacatttttttgtttgtttgtttttgttttttgtcttccGATAAGttgccccctcccccttttaACTTGGCTTGGCCAGACAATAAGAAAGAGATGAATTGCAAGCGGTTGTGAGCTCACCATAAggtctctctctgattctcAGAAACCTGGCAAGTGGTGTGCAGTGCATGTCCAGATCgcatggcagatctaccaccaTCAGCAAAAGATGAAGGTGGGTCAGAAGGATAGCGGAATGAGAAAACCAAGATTTTCAGATCTGCAATTTGAAACGTTGGCTTTCCCAGGGCCTAGTCGTAGACAGATACTTTGTTCTTCCTCACGTCGAGCGTTTGATGCCGCTACATATACCATATGTGTTATGCATATAACATATGAACGCCGGCCCCATGGTTCTCATGTGGGTCACGTGGTACAATGTCATAGAAAAGCTGTTCAATCAAGACAGGGGTCTAACCTAGGGGTTGAAGGTCAGCAGGGTTGGGttttgaggggagggggaggggggagggagggatatgCGCCATTCATTTAGTTAAATGCTACCAAGGACTCATTAAGGGAAGTGGACATACAGAATATGTATGACCCCCACCCAGGGAAAGGACAGCGTCCCCCTCACGCACCCCCTCTCAAATTCCCCGGGGCTTTGCTGTCCCTAATCAGCTTACAGATGTTCTGTTATGACACCGTCGGCCATTGTTGTCGTGACTCGGCACGTCTGATACCCGAGCCGCTTTAGGGTCGAGGCGTAAGCCCCTCCAGCGTAAGCCTCTGTTGCTGAAAGTGGCGTTCTCACTCACTGACCACTGACCCCcgctgtcactctctctctctccatctcgctccCTTTTTTAACTCTCTGACTCGCTCTCGGCCTCcctctctcggcctctccctCGACCCCGTCTCTCCGTCTATCTCCATATAACAGCAGATGCAgctggaccctcacaaactggACATGAATGGGAAGCTGGACCTCTTCAGCCGTCCCCCAGGCCAGGGGGTCTTCCCAGGGTTCCCCTACCCCCATGACCTGGCGCGACCCATGTTCTCACCCTCAGGTCAGTAGACCCCATCCCCATCGCACACAATCTGCATCAGAGTTTTATGCATACATAAATGTATCAACGCATATTAATGCATGCCCGCCGTGTCGAAACAGCTCTTTTTTTACagctgtttaaaaaaaacacgtcCAGGGTATTATTCAGGGCTTtggtttctttctcttttttttgcatttgttttgcGCCTTTCATGTCGGGTTCACATAATTGTAGTGCTGTTGTGGTAAATGTTTTGCTGTTGAGGGAGACAGCCATGAATATGCATGACTCTCAATCCCGTAATTGTCGGCTCTGCCCTGCGTTGGGGGGCAACAGCGGGGCGATCAGCCTTTTACTGGTAATTATGCCGCTGTGTGTCATAGGCCTGTGTGTAATTGGTTCCTTCATTAACAATATCTTAACCACGGGCCAATTCACCACTTTAAGTTTAAGGGGTTGGCTTTGACAGAGCATCAAAGTGCCCATGAATTAGGGCTTCGATTTTCACAtctagacacacacaagacacgtCGTAAAATGTGACAATTTGAAATGACGAATTTTCTTCTGCTCACTTTAAGTCCATTTTTTCAACCATCTGGTTTGTACTTAGCAAGTAGGCCTTTTTGTCGCGAAGAATGCAGACTGTTTACATTAAATACATGGCTAAAGCAACAGGGATCCAAGGGTCACGGATAAGCCCTCTGCTTATCTCCTGTTAATCACGTGTTATCCTTAATGCCTAATTGAGAGATTAAACGACACATTGATTGGTTAACACTCACAGTTTCTCTTTTTTATCTTCCGTCTGATAGGCCCTGGCCACCACGCACCCTCCCCCTACGGCCCCGCCTCCCATCCCACTGGCTTCCTGCCTCCTAGCCACATGGCGGGTAAGTGTAAGTAACCCATACTCATGTTTTCTTTTCCCGTCTCTCTACTCCTTTTCTTGTTGTTACCTTTACCTGAACGGAGATGCAAAAGCAATGGTGATAATAGTAAAGGCTCAAAACGTTTTACTGGGATTGTGCGTCTTCTTTGGATCAAAGAGTCAATCTGCAACTTTGTTGTTGTGGATTATGATGATTATTAGGATTTCAGAAAGCAAGCCGGTCAATGAGGGCTTGTAACAACATGACGGTGAATGAAATCCAACCCTTGGGGGGGTTGTGGGGTGGGGTATTTGGGTGTTACAGGTGAGCTCTTTAATTGCTGTGATTGTGTTCAGAAATTCCCTGGAAACCCCTGAAGCTTCCTCTCTAGCCCAGATATTGTGCTATATGATATTACTATATGTATATAGTAATATCCTTATATAACCTAAGGAAGGCATGATCTAATCCTGTCATATTAgatataatgtatttattatgaTAATGTGTAATGTACTGGAGGTGGACTCCTGATGCTGTCCTAGTATTACAGCTGTTTATGAAAGGTAGGATAAATCAAAGGAAAGGAACAAGtctggttaccatggtgatgttTGTGTTCCACGGAGACGAGATACATTTTGCATACATTATAAATAACCGAACACATGCTGTTGAGGCTGCTCATGCTGATTTTCATGTTGCCTGTAGCTAACAACATTTATGCTTTCATGGTTAAAAAAATCTGAATAATTGGAGTAATGTCGTTTGAGGAAGATGTTGGCAGCATGGAAGGCAACACATTTTGGAATTAAGAAACGAAGAAATTAAAGAGAAGAGGCGTCGTTTATTGGGTATTGTTAACGCAACTGCTAACTTGGCATCAAGAGGGTTTTTCCTCGGTGGAATATTGTTGCACATTATGATTTCACCATTGCTCTTCATGTCTTTATCGGTGGACGAGTGGATGGATGCTTTCATTTTCATAATGAATCAATCAATCTATATTTCTATGAGACTTGTTTTATTTTCAGATGGCCTGCTCTTCATCTGCATCCActccgcctctctcccccccccccccccccccccccccgcctctcccccCGCCCAACCATAACCCATTCCCCAGCTCAGTTCAGCGagtacacacaccaaacaaacaaactcatttTCCCATGAGGCAGTGCAGCTCCACAAGCCTCCTAGCAGGTTCAGAGGCGCGTTGCTCCGTTGTAGTGAGTGGGAGAGGGTCCAGCATCTGTCAGGCAGTATAAAATAAGAAAACAGCAACAGCTCGCTTGTAAGAGAAAAGCCGAGTGGGTGGGTAGCGGGGGGAGGGCTTACTGTAGCCAACCCCCCCTTTTATTTTTGCTAATCGCTGTTTGGCATTTTACAGATCCTTTCAGTCGCTCCAGTACCTTTGGTGGCCTCGGCAACCTTTCAACCAGTGCCTTCGGTGGATTAGGCAACCCCACGCTTGGTAAGCGccagcctccaccaccaccaccaccaccacctccttcccgctcccctcctccatctccctctaaaCCCACCTACCCAGCCTCCCACCCCAGACCCTAACATACCCATACCTATCTtagtccccccaccccccccccccttcctggaCGATGGCCCTGGTTGCTGGAGCACTGAGAGAGCAGGGGAActcagcgagacagagagaccgcagggagagacagaacagGGAGAAAGGAAAACCAAGACACTTAGTTCTCGTCCCTTTGCCAAATCCGCCCAATAGCCCAGGCAGGACCACCAACACCAAACCCCTTCACACTCTCTCTGCATCCCCTGATCCCCAAGCCACCATCCAACGGCCTGGTTCTAATCCGTCGGCCCTCCTGCCAAAAAACGCATCCAGGCCCGCTGTTTGCTTTCTGTTCATCTATTCATTATTCGACGGACTACCTCGTCGCACACCCCGGCGaagcctatctctctctctctctctctctctctctctctctctctctctctctctctctctctctctctctctctctctctctctctctctctctctctctttctgtagtCCTGTCCCCTGTTGCAGTTCTGCCCTGGCAGACGAGTTGCTCTGTGTGTTGTTAACTTGGAAATGAGTAATAGACAAGCCATTGAACGCTTGAGTCTCCCCCtggtttttattgaaaattATATATTCTGTCTCGTGCTCTTCATCCATTCCGATGCCCTGGGGGGCACCGACAATCAGGAGCAGTGAATGAAGGGATGGGGAATTCTGATGCCTTTTTTGGCCCGCAAGCACGTAcaagtacagagagagagagggagagcagtgaACTGTAAGTTTCAACGAGTGAATCACACATAGAAGACAGTTGACAGTAGTAACAACGTGATCAGATTCATTCAAATTGTATTGCAGGAGGATAGATTGCAATGCACAAATATACTTGGAGGCAATTATGACTCCGCGTCGGTGGTAAAAAACTAATGTCTTTGTAAATTCCTTTACACAGGAAGTTCTGTATTCATTGCAAACGAATCAGCACATTATGAGGGATCGACGCCTACGAAGGAACGTCGGTTATCCTTGCTCTGGGTCCGTGGCAAGACCTAGCCCTCATCCGGTTCACTGACTCTGtctcccttgtctcctctccagGCTCCAACAGCGTATTCGGCCCCAAGGATGGCCCCGGCAGCCTGGGCGGCTTCGGCAGCCCGCACCACGACACCTGGAACCGGTTGCACCGAacgcccccctccttccccacgCCGCCACAGTGGCCCAAGGCCCCCGACGGCGAGCGCAGCAGCTCGGCCAACAGCCACGACCGCGAGAGGGAGcgcgagagggagaagagggactCGTCGGtcgggaaggaggagaaggataaAGACAGGTGGGTTGTTGTGGACCGGATTATTGTTTTTAATGGCCCAGTTGTCTTTGGATTCGCTTGAAGCCTCTGCGGAACGGACGGGCTCCCTCCCAGTGCTTCTCCGTCACAGTAATGAGTCTGATTACGACATTGTCTGCATGTGGTGCCCTGTAACTGTCTGGCATTTCAAGCACAATAGAAACTAACCGTGTATTACCGCTGGTTGTTATTATGTATTACTCAGGGCTCAAAACTGCGACGGAAATTATTGCATTTGCCATATATTATGTGGATGTGAGGTCATTTTTTCCAAACAGGGCCGTTGCAAAGCAGACATTTGTTGATGTCATCGTTTTTCCCCATTTAAATTCTCAAACGGTCCCAATGTTTCATTGGAATAACATTATTACGAGTAATTGTGTGTTGAGGAAGTCCGCGGCTTTCCCATCCCCTTTGGTCTGAGTCTGATTTGGTCTGGGCAGAGATTGAATGCGTCTCGCACACTGTGTTAGGCAGTGTCGCGTAGCAGAAAGACAACTCACGTCGGAAGATACGATTTTGGGTCTCGTTTTGAGCAATGCTTGAAGCTATAGAGGGCTGTAGGCAGCCTTGGTATCAGGGGTAATTGTGTTCTGTTTCCATTAAGAGCATTCACACCATTGCTGGGAGTTAGAGAGCGGCTGTATTCAGCACTGGTTTGAGAGCTCTCATTGCAAAAACGCACACTTAAGTTCCAGTTGCGAAACAAGGCAAAAATGATGGTTTGTGCAAAGTTTCAATAAAATGCACGTCAGCGCTAGTGCTATTCAAGATAAAAGCAGGGGAAGAAAAAACACACGCAGAATATATAGGAGAAGGACACGCTGGAGGTAGACAATCTAAATACCACCTATGCAATAatatcaaaatatttatttagagAGAGTACCTTTTTTCAGATGAATGTACACAGATGGCTAATAGGCGACCAACAACAAGCCATTACCGCTGCAAAGCGACGAAAAAAGGGGGCGACCAAATTTGTTATTGCCACCAAAGGAGTAAGTTAGCGCCACCAGTGCCACCAGGAGGAAGTGTTATTCCTGAGCCCTGTTACATAATCAGGGTTTCTAGGTTGAAAACTATTTTCAAGGAATTGCTTATGTCTTAAGGGCCTATTTTATCATCCTTTTTCAGGGAAGTGTGTTAATTCAAAGCATAAAATGTAACACTTGATTCAACCTGGTGGAGCGATCGCAAAATAAACAGAGGTGTGAataccaaacaaaacaaactaaaCATACTTTACATCCAAAATGATTTGCAATGAATGTTGGAACAATGCATTAGCATTGTTCCAACATTCATTGCATTCAGTATAACTGGAATATCATTCTTATTTTGTGTTAGGCTCTTTGAGTCTGCATCATGTATGAAAAGTCcgatataaataaagttgccttgcctttaaAGAAACCTCCTGTCCTTGCAGAGATTCTGTGGACCGCAACCGGCACTCCAACCGCTCGTCCCCCGCCTCGGCCCCCGTCAGCTACCAGATCAGCAACCTGATCCGCTCCACCAGCCAGAACTCCAGCGACCAGGGCCGGCACCACAGCGGCAGCGTGGACCGGGTCCGCGAGGCCGAGAAGGAGCTGCTGGAGCGCCACCGCGAGGCCTCCATGATGGCCGACGTCAAGGTGAAGGAGAGCCGCTCCCCGGGCAAGGACGCCATGGAGAGACGAGCGTCGGAGGACTCCATCAAGGCCGCCCACCGCTCCCCCTCGCCCTACTCCAAGGGCCTCATGGGCGAGCAGGGCGTGAAGATGATGGGCGGCCCCCCGCCGACGTTGAAGGACGGCGATCGCAAGGAGCCCCCGTCCATGGACCTGCTCCACAAGGTGAAGAACGACATGAAGATCAAAGAGGAGcgcaaggaggagcaggaggtgatggtggtgagctCCGAGCCCGCCCCGCACCCGCCGCTCCAAGCGCCCCCGGTGCCCATGTCTCAGGTGggacacccccaccaccaccacccccctctccagcagcagctccacatGCAGCCGCAACGCGGCAACGAGATGGCCGGCATGCACGGGGTCCCCATGGCCCACTCGCTGCCCCTCTCCATGAGCGCCATGCACCAGATGGGCAGCCTCAATGTGCTGGACCGCGCCCGCATGGCGCCCTTCATGGGGGTCAGCCCCCTGGCGGCGGGCCGCGAGCGCCTGCCGCACCAGGCCTTCCCCTGGGACCCCCTGCGGGAGGCTTACCGCAGCCTGGACCTGCAGCGCCGCATGGACTTCCAGCTGCGGGCCGAACAGAGCCACCGCTTCCCCAGCATGTACGAGCAGGAGCGGGCGTACCGCGAGCGCGAGGCCCACGACTACCAGCACCACGAGCACCTGCTGGAGGTGCGGCGCGAGCACGAGAGGATGCGGCAGCAGGCGGAGGAGCGCGAGCGCATCCACATGAGGGAGGAGCTGGACCGGGCCCGCCTCCACCAGCTGCACCAGTCCCCCATGGAGGGCCACCTGCCCCACATGGCGCCCTTCATGCAGCACCTGGGCGGGATGCCCTACCCCAGACTCAGCCCCTCCACGGGACACAACGGCCTGCTCAACAGGACGCCCCCCACGGCCGCGCTCAGCGCCCCGCCGCCTCTAGTGCCCGCAGGCGGCGTCCGGCCCGCCTCGCCCAGGAGGACTACGCCCCTAACCTCCGCCACCCAGGACCCGCGGGACTACTCGCCGTCCCGCAACCCCAAAGAGGTGGAGGCCCGGTAGCTTCCTCAGGACGGGACACAGAGGCCTCGGATGCCTTCGTGAGCCTAAATGCCTCCAGTTTGGAATCTTATGGTGAACCAAAACGCGCTGCCTTGTCACCGGGGAACAGCAGATTTTGGCATCCGGGAGGAAATGGTATGATTGTACAATGTAGAAGGTGCCTATGTGGGTCTGATTAAGCACATACCAAGACTCTTTTCAATGGACTGAATCGAATTATGTCGGCAGGAAAGAAACGCAAATGAGTATGTTTATAGCCGACTTAAATATTTgataattattaatatattaatctGATACCTTTTTTTCGGCTATGTGCGAAAAGAGAGGTCCTCACATGGGTTTGTACATTTTCCTATCCTTGTTCCATGTATAGGTATCACTTTGATGACATGTATGTAATTTGTGCTCCAGTGACTccagttttgtttgtttttccttgATATTTATCCCAGTTGATGGTGAGACATATCTATTATGGCCCACGGAAAGGACTGGATGTTTTTTGTTTGCGCCTTCTCAACAGTAATTTAACCTTGTGCTACCAAGATATCCTCAACAATGCCAATGTACACTGTTACATTACCGATTTGTTTCCTTGATTCGTTTTGCCTTCGAGGTATGCAGATGCAGATATATTATGAGGTCAAGGTTCAGTCTCTCTTAAGGCAAACTTGTGTAAATAACTTGTTGATATCTCCTCGCTGCAAAAATGGCCATGTAAATTGATCAGCCTTTTTAAAAATGTTTCTAGAAAAAGAAAACTCAAATCAAACGTTTCCCTGTTGAAAGCCATGGTATAATGGAGAAGCCTGGTCGTTGTCATGGAAACATGGTGATGGAGAGTCCTACAGGGGCCTGGAAGGATCATCTGCAATCTATGCAAAGCGACGCAAGGCATCTCGAGGGTGGAAGAACCTGGATATTACGATGATGTTGGTGACAATTAAAG
The Gadus macrocephalus chromosome 6, ASM3116895v1 DNA segment above includes these coding regions:
- the LOC132459535 gene encoding autism susceptibility gene 2 protein-like isoform X3 is translated as MPGMPPLIPHTGPFSSLQGAFQPKASNPIDVGARPGAVPHTLLQKDPRISDPFRSSVRKPGKWCAVHVQIAWQIYHHQQKMKQMQLDPHKLDMNGKLDLFSRPPGQGVFPGFPYPHDLARPMFSPSGPGHHAPSPYGPASHPTGFLPPSHMAGKCSNSVFGPKDGPGSLGGFGSPHHDTWNRLHRTPPSFPTPPQWPKAPDGERSSSANSHDREREREREKRDSSVGKEEKDKDRDSVDRNRHSNRSSPASAPVSYQISNLIRSTSQNSSDQGRHHSGSVDRVREAEKELLERHREASMMADVKVKESRSPGKDAMERRASEDSIKAAHRSPSPYSKGLMGEQGVKMMGGPPPTLKDGDRKEPPSMDLLHKVKNDMKIKEERKEEQEVMVVSSEPAPHPPLQAPPVPMSQVGHPHHHHPPLQQQLHMQPQRGNEMAGMHGVPMAHSLPLSMSAMHQMGSLNVLDRARMAPFMGVSPLAAGRERLPHQAFPWDPLREAYRSLDLQRRMDFQLRAEQSHRFPSMYEQERAYREREAHDYQHHEHLLEVRREHERMRQQAEERERIHMREELDRARLHQLHQSPMEGHLPHMAPFMQHLGGMPYPRLSPSTGHNGLLNRTPPTAALSAPPPLVPAGGVRPASPRRTTPLTSATQDPRDYSPSRNPKEVEAR
- the LOC132459535 gene encoding autism susceptibility gene 2 protein-like isoform X1, encoding MPGMPPLIPHTGPFSSLQGAFQPKASNPIDVGARPGAVPHTLLQKDPRISDPFRSSVRKPGKWCAVHVQIAWQIYHHQQKMKQMQLDPHKLDMNGKLDLFSRPPGQGVFPGFPYPHDLARPMFSPSGPGHHAPSPYGPASHPTGFLPPSHMAGKYPFSRSSTFGGLGNLSTSAFGGLGNPTLGSNSVFGPKDGPGSLGGFGSPHHDTWNRLHRTPPSFPTPPQWPKAPDGERSSSANSHDREREREREKRDSSVGKEEKDKDRDSVDRNRHSNRSSPASAPVSYQISNLIRSTSQNSSDQGRHHSGSVDRVREAEKELLERHREASMMADVKVKESRSPGKDAMERRASEDSIKAAHRSPSPYSKGLMGEQGVKMMGGPPPTLKDGDRKEPPSMDLLHKVKNDMKIKEERKEEQEVMVVSSEPAPHPPLQAPPVPMSQVGHPHHHHPPLQQQLHMQPQRGNEMAGMHGVPMAHSLPLSMSAMHQMGSLNVLDRARMAPFMGVSPLAAGRERLPHQAFPWDPLREAYRSLDLQRRMDFQLRAEQSHRFPSMYEQERAYREREAHDYQHHEHLLEVRREHERMRQQAEERERIHMREELDRARLHQLHQSPMEGHLPHMAPFMQHLGGMPYPRLSPSTGHNGLLNRTPPTAALSAPPPLVPAGGVRPASPRRTTPLTSATQDPRDYSPSRNPKEVEAR
- the LOC132459535 gene encoding autism susceptibility gene 2 protein-like isoform X2 — its product is MPGMPPLIPHTGPFSSLQGAFQPKASNPIDVGARPGAVPHTLLQKDPRISDPFRSSVRKPGKWCAVHVQIAWQIYHHQQKMKQMQLDPHKLDMNGKLDLFSRPPGQGVFPGFPYPHDLARPMFSPSGPGHHAPSPYGPASHPTGFLPPSHMADPFSRSSTFGGLGNLSTSAFGGLGNPTLGSNSVFGPKDGPGSLGGFGSPHHDTWNRLHRTPPSFPTPPQWPKAPDGERSSSANSHDREREREREKRDSSVGKEEKDKDRDSVDRNRHSNRSSPASAPVSYQISNLIRSTSQNSSDQGRHHSGSVDRVREAEKELLERHREASMMADVKVKESRSPGKDAMERRASEDSIKAAHRSPSPYSKGLMGEQGVKMMGGPPPTLKDGDRKEPPSMDLLHKVKNDMKIKEERKEEQEVMVVSSEPAPHPPLQAPPVPMSQVGHPHHHHPPLQQQLHMQPQRGNEMAGMHGVPMAHSLPLSMSAMHQMGSLNVLDRARMAPFMGVSPLAAGRERLPHQAFPWDPLREAYRSLDLQRRMDFQLRAEQSHRFPSMYEQERAYREREAHDYQHHEHLLEVRREHERMRQQAEERERIHMREELDRARLHQLHQSPMEGHLPHMAPFMQHLGGMPYPRLSPSTGHNGLLNRTPPTAALSAPPPLVPAGGVRPASPRRTTPLTSATQDPRDYSPSRNPKEVEAR
- the LOC132459535 gene encoding autism susceptibility gene 2 protein-like isoform X4, giving the protein MPGMPPLIPHTGPFSSLQGAFQPKASNPIDVGARPGAVPHTLLQKDPRISDPFRSSVRKPGKWCAVHVQIAWQIYHHQQKMKQMQLDPHKLDMNGKLDLFSRPPGQGVFPGFPYPHDLARPMFSPSGPGHHAPSPYGPASHPTGFLPPSHMAGSNSVFGPKDGPGSLGGFGSPHHDTWNRLHRTPPSFPTPPQWPKAPDGERSSSANSHDREREREREKRDSSVGKEEKDKDRDSVDRNRHSNRSSPASAPVSYQISNLIRSTSQNSSDQGRHHSGSVDRVREAEKELLERHREASMMADVKVKESRSPGKDAMERRASEDSIKAAHRSPSPYSKGLMGEQGVKMMGGPPPTLKDGDRKEPPSMDLLHKVKNDMKIKEERKEEQEVMVVSSEPAPHPPLQAPPVPMSQVGHPHHHHPPLQQQLHMQPQRGNEMAGMHGVPMAHSLPLSMSAMHQMGSLNVLDRARMAPFMGVSPLAAGRERLPHQAFPWDPLREAYRSLDLQRRMDFQLRAEQSHRFPSMYEQERAYREREAHDYQHHEHLLEVRREHERMRQQAEERERIHMREELDRARLHQLHQSPMEGHLPHMAPFMQHLGGMPYPRLSPSTGHNGLLNRTPPTAALSAPPPLVPAGGVRPASPRRTTPLTSATQDPRDYSPSRNPKEVEAR